The following proteins are co-located in the Hevea brasiliensis isolate MT/VB/25A 57/8 chromosome 11, ASM3005281v1, whole genome shotgun sequence genome:
- the LOC110635301 gene encoding transcription factor MYBS3, with protein sequence MGRKCSYCGSIGHNSRTCTFHKESLKLFGVQLNLTFPSSSSSSSSSLVSLTKSSSVDCLSSPSTASSSTCSRSSLATVEENVDTFSNGYLSDGLLGRTQERKKGVPWSEEEHRIFLLGLHKLGKGDWRGISRNFVTTRTPTQVASHAQKYFLRQNSLINKRKRRPSLFDMGSGQSSIEPLNGGISKKTESDNIFGSGFALKTTEASPSARHHLSTSPIWLSTKPFNSEPTFGATNNPNLQCAPPDLELKLAAPSSLDQSNTCSSDLLIGAIWAT encoded by the exons ATGGGCAGGAAATGTTCTTACTGTGGGAGTATAGGGCATAATTCAAGAACTTGCACTTTTCACAAAGAAAGTCTGAAGCTCTTTGGAGTTCAACTAAACCTAACTTTtccgtcttcttcttcttcttcttcatcttctcttGTTTCTTTGACGAAAAGTTCTAGCGTGGATTGCTTGTCATCTCCATCCACAGCTTCTTCTTCTACTTGTTCTAGATCTTCGCTTGCCACTGTGGAAGAAAATGTTGATACATTCTCGAATGGATATCTCTCTGATGGCCTGCTTGGGCGTACCCAAGAAAGGAAGAAAG GAGTGCCATGGAGTGAGGAGGAGCATCGGATCTTTCTACTAGGGCTCCATAAGCTAGGGAAGGGTGATTGGAGAGGTATTTCTAGGAACTTTGTGACCACAAGAACTCCAACCCAAGTAGCCAGTCATGCACAGAAATATTTTCTCAGACAAAACAGCCTCATCAACAAAAGAAAACGCCGTCCTAGCCTCTTCGAT ATGGGCAGTGGTCAATCCTCAATTGAACCCCTCAACGGTGGCATTTCTAAGAAAACTGAAAGTGATAATATTTTTGGTTCTGGTTTTGCATTGAAGACCACGGAAGCTTCTCCATCTGCTCGTCATCACCTTTCCACATCGCCTATATGGTTAAGTACTAAACCTTTCAACTCTGAACCTACTTTTGGTGCAACAAATAATCCTAATCTTCAATGTGCACCACCAGATTTAGAGCTAAAACTTGCAGCTCCATCTTCACTGGATCAGAGCAACACTTGCTCAAGTGATCTTCTAATTGGAGCCATTTGGGCCACATGA
- the LOC110635302 gene encoding abscisic acid receptor PYL2 yields the protein MEPSQSPPPQGLTQEEYAELKPLIDTYHKFEAAPNTCTSLITQLIGAPAQAVWPFVRSFENPQKYKHFIKSCNMKGTGGIGSIREVTVVSGLPASTSTERLEILDDEKHILSFRVVGGEHRLNNYRSVTSVNEFSKEGKVYTIVLESYIVDIPEGNTGEDTKMFVDTVVKLNLQKLAVVAMASLHGHE from the coding sequence ATGGAACCTAGCCAATCCCCACCACCTCAAGGCCTGACCCAAGAAGAATATGCAGAGCTGAAGCCTTTAATAGACACATACCACAAATTTGAGGCGGCACCCAACACATGCACTTCTCTAATAACGCAACTCATTGGAGCACCAGCTCAAGCTGTGTGGCCTTTCGTTCGCAGCTTTGAAAACCCACAAAAATACAAGCACTTCATCAAGAGTTGCAACATGAAAGGCACTGGTGGTATAGGCAGCATTAGAGAGGTTACTGTAGTTTCTGGGCTACCAGCTTCTACGAGCACCGAAAGGCTAGAGATTTTGGATGATGAGAAGCATATATTAAGCTTTAGGGTGGTTGGGGGTGAGCATAGGCTAAATAATTATCGGTCTGTCACATCTGTTAATGAGTTCAGCAAAGAAGGGAAGGTTTACACAATTGTTTTGGAGTCTTATATAGTGGATATACCAGAAGGGAATACTGGGGAGGATACAAAGATGTTTGTGGATACTGTTGTCAAGTTGAATCTTCAAAAGCTGGCAGTTGTAGCAATGGCTTCACTGCATGGACATGAATAA